The Nitrospiraceae bacterium genome includes a window with the following:
- a CDS encoding ArsB/NhaD family transporter produces the protein MDDVTLALLIFIAAYLAIISERIHKTIVALLGASLMIVSGVLTQEEAFHSPEHGVDYNVVFLLIAMMVIINIVRKTGLFEWLAVWAAKRTQARPFPMMALLCTITAVLSAFLDNVTTVLLMAPVTLELAKRLQVEPVPFLVGEALSSNIGGTATLVGDPPNIMIASKASLGYLDFLVMLGPVTIVIFVLFLLAIWIFSGRGMKVSPELQAQVLALDEGETIRDARLLRTSLWLLGLTTVGFCFHGVLHVEPATIALLSASIFMVAGHGRGSNSGEAELDYLTEVEWKTIFFFIGLFILVGGLVKTGVIGLLAKQLIVLTKGSEVGTAMAVLWGSAIISAIVDNIPYVAAMNPLIIDLARSLHPSISDPVALVHQPDIVPLWWALALGACLGGNGTVIGASANVIIVDLARRAGYHISFGRFMLMGVPVMLGSMVVSTLYLWLLFFR, from the coding sequence ATGGATGACGTAACCCTTGCGCTTCTCATCTTCATCGCGGCCTACCTCGCCATCATCAGCGAGCGTATCCACAAGACGATCGTGGCGCTGTTGGGCGCCTCGTTGATGATCGTCTCGGGTGTCCTAACTCAAGAGGAGGCTTTTCATTCGCCTGAGCATGGGGTGGACTACAACGTGGTCTTCCTCTTGATTGCGATGATGGTCATCATCAATATCGTCCGAAAGACCGGATTGTTCGAGTGGTTGGCCGTCTGGGCCGCCAAGCGCACTCAAGCGCGGCCGTTTCCGATGATGGCGCTGCTCTGCACGATTACGGCGGTTCTGTCGGCGTTCCTCGACAACGTGACGACGGTGTTGTTGATGGCGCCCGTCACGCTCGAGTTGGCCAAGCGGCTGCAAGTCGAGCCGGTGCCGTTTCTGGTCGGCGAGGCGCTGTCTTCGAACATCGGCGGCACCGCCACGTTGGTGGGGGATCCGCCGAATATCATGATTGCCAGCAAAGCCAGCTTGGGCTACCTGGATTTTCTCGTCATGCTCGGGCCGGTGACGATTGTGATCTTTGTCCTATTCCTGCTGGCGATCTGGATCTTCTCGGGTCGTGGGATGAAGGTGTCGCCGGAGCTGCAGGCTCAGGTCTTGGCGCTCGACGAGGGTGAGACGATACGGGACGCACGCCTGCTGCGCACGTCCCTATGGCTCTTGGGTCTGACGACGGTGGGGTTTTGTTTCCACGGGGTGCTGCACGTGGAGCCGGCCACGATCGCACTGCTGAGCGCGAGCATTTTCATGGTCGCGGGACATGGACGCGGATCGAACAGCGGTGAAGCGGAACTCGACTACCTCACGGAAGTGGAATGGAAGACGATTTTTTTCTTCATCGGCCTGTTCATTCTGGTCGGTGGGCTCGTCAAGACCGGCGTGATCGGACTGTTGGCCAAGCAGTTGATCGTACTCACAAAGGGGAGCGAAGTCGGAACGGCCATGGCGGTCTTGTGGGGATCGGCCATCATTTCGGCGATTGTCGACAACATTCCCTATGTGGCCGCCATGAATCCGCTCATCATCGACCTCGCCAGATCGCTGCATCCCTCCATCAGCGATCCGGTGGCCCTGGTCCATCAACCAGACATTGTGCCTCTCTGGTGGGCCCTGGCGCTGGGCGCTTGTTTGGGTGGCAATGGCACCGTGATCGGCGCTTCGGCCAACGTGATCATCGTCGATCTCGCACGCCGGGCCGGCTATCACATCAGTTTTGGGCGGTTCATGCTGATGGGAGTTCCGGTGATGCTTGGCTCGATGGTCGTGAGCACCCTGTACCTCTGGCTGCTCTTTTTTCGATAA
- a CDS encoding diguanylate cyclase, which translates to MSHPPTNRRILLLHNDPGEIERLSAWLAKAGFNVVVGEATGLALHELVQDPPGLVLAAEGTNGRSAETLARDLRADPFLGRLPLVFLIRDIRVGDLDWTALGIDDYIAIPYRAEEVTQRVRLCLSRLARSLDANPLTRLPGNTTILHETTARIESKAPFALAYLDIDNFKSFNDRYGYARGDEVLVVTCRILTTVVSELAGPDGFVGHVGGDDFVFMSAPQTIDAICQTLIKRFDLVIPDFYDPEDRQKGYIDSVDRKGNHERFAVMSLSIAVVTNQHREISHPGDVSKIASELKKVAKAKKGSVYVKDQRGTGVGTHQEESASKQ; encoded by the coding sequence ATGAGCCACCCGCCCACCAACCGACGCATCCTCCTGCTGCACAATGATCCGGGTGAAATCGAGCGGCTGTCGGCGTGGCTCGCCAAAGCTGGATTCAACGTCGTGGTGGGTGAAGCAACGGGGCTCGCCCTACACGAACTGGTACAAGATCCTCCCGGTTTGGTACTCGCCGCCGAGGGCACGAACGGTCGATCGGCCGAAACCTTGGCCCGCGACCTCCGGGCTGATCCCTTCCTCGGTCGGTTGCCGCTGGTCTTCCTTATCCGTGACATTCGGGTCGGTGACTTGGATTGGACGGCCTTGGGCATCGATGACTATATCGCCATCCCCTACCGGGCAGAAGAAGTCACACAGCGGGTGCGACTGTGCCTCAGCCGACTGGCGCGGTCGCTCGACGCCAATCCCCTCACGCGACTTCCCGGCAACACTACCATCCTGCATGAAACGACCGCCCGCATCGAGAGCAAGGCCCCGTTCGCGCTGGCGTACTTGGACATCGACAACTTCAAGTCGTTCAACGACCGGTACGGATATGCCCGTGGAGACGAAGTCCTGGTGGTGACCTGCCGCATCCTCACCACGGTGGTCAGTGAACTGGCGGGCCCCGACGGCTTCGTCGGCCACGTGGGCGGCGACGACTTTGTCTTCATGAGCGCGCCACAGACGATCGACGCCATCTGCCAAACCCTCATCAAACGCTTCGACCTCGTCATTCCGGACTTTTACGACCCGGAGGATCGGCAAAAGGGCTACATCGATTCCGTGGATCGCAAGGGCAACCACGAGCGCTTTGCCGTCATGAGCCTCTCGATCGCCGTCGTGACCAACCAACATCGCGAGATTTCACACCCCGGTGACGTCAGCAAGATCGCGTCTGAATTGAAAAAGGTCGCGAAGGCGAAGAAGGGCAGCGTCTACGTGAAAGACCAGCGGGGAACCGGGGTCGGTACCCACCAGGAAGAATCCGCCTCGAAGCAGTGA
- a CDS encoding glycosyltransferase, translated as MTTGTHVTQAPHTTPLTPETEAQVSQFAETEILVGIPSFNNVETIGHVVRAVSAGLAKYFPQARAVLVNSDGGSTDGTQEVVAQTVVDLKTLFIGDQQSSLHKIITPYHGIPGKGSAFRTIFEIARRLKAKACAVVDSDLRSITPEWIELLVSPVLEQGFDYVAPYYLRHKYDGTITNSIVYPMTRTLYGHRIRQPIGGDFGFSGHLAQHYLDKHVWESEVAKFGIDIWMTTEAIASGARVCQSFLGAKIHNPKDPAADLSAMLVQVLGAVFALMEEHHSVWSKTEGSNIVPLFGFQYEVGVEPVNVNVDRMISSFRQGLSDLAPIWEQMLAPGTRQSLKPLGTCSLQEFRIADTLWARVVFDAAVAYRNRVLPREHLLKAFTPLYLGRTASFVLDTQGLTSAEAEGRIEALSQAFEKDKSYLVARWNEPPGN; from the coding sequence ATGACGACGGGCACGCACGTTACCCAGGCTCCACATACGACGCCCCTCACGCCTGAAACCGAGGCGCAGGTTTCCCAATTTGCGGAAACCGAGATTCTGGTCGGCATTCCCAGCTTCAACAATGTCGAGACGATTGGGCACGTGGTCCGAGCAGTCAGTGCAGGGCTGGCCAAATACTTTCCGCAAGCCCGCGCCGTATTGGTGAATTCCGACGGCGGGTCGACCGACGGCACTCAGGAAGTCGTCGCGCAGACCGTCGTCGACCTCAAGACGCTGTTTATCGGGGACCAGCAGAGCTCATTACACAAGATTATTACCCCTTACCATGGCATTCCAGGGAAGGGCAGTGCGTTTCGCACCATTTTCGAGATCGCTCGGCGCCTGAAAGCCAAGGCATGTGCAGTGGTGGATTCCGACCTTCGTAGCATCACGCCCGAATGGATCGAATTGCTGGTGAGTCCCGTGCTCGAACAGGGGTTCGATTATGTCGCCCCCTATTATCTCCGGCACAAATATGACGGGACGATTACCAACAGTATCGTCTATCCGATGACACGGACGCTGTACGGCCACAGGATCAGGCAGCCCATCGGGGGAGACTTCGGTTTCTCCGGGCACCTGGCGCAGCATTATTTGGACAAGCATGTCTGGGAGTCAGAGGTCGCCAAGTTCGGGATCGATATCTGGATGACCACGGAAGCCATCGCGAGCGGAGCCCGCGTCTGTCAGAGCTTTCTAGGGGCCAAGATCCACAACCCCAAAGATCCTGCTGCCGACCTGTCCGCCATGCTGGTGCAGGTGTTGGGGGCGGTGTTCGCACTCATGGAGGAACACCACAGCGTGTGGTCGAAGACCGAAGGGTCGAACATCGTCCCGCTGTTCGGCTTTCAATATGAGGTCGGCGTGGAGCCGGTCAACGTGAATGTCGATAGAATGATCAGCAGTTTTCGGCAAGGATTAAGCGACTTGGCGCCGATTTGGGAACAGATGTTGGCCCCGGGAACGCGTCAAAGTCTCAAGCCGTTAGGCACCTGCTCGCTGCAGGAATTTCGCATCGCCGATACGCTCTGGGCCCGCGTGGTCTTCGATGCGGCCGTGGCCTACCGTAACCGGGTATTGCCCCGCGAGCATTTGCTCAAGGCCTTTACGCCGCTGTACCTGGGACGCACCGCGTCGTTTGTCTTGGACACTCAAGGACTGACCTCGGCGGAGGCCGAAGGCCGTATTGAGGCATTATCGCAGGCGTTTGAGAAGGACAAATCCTATCTGGTAGCCCGGTGGAACGAACCGCCGGGGAACTGA
- a CDS encoding RNA polymerase sigma factor, which produces MDGIQSRLLAPAQPGSLCLGGRAILLEQTQALDRFLAGIERRAFRMAHIATGNEDEAMDLVQDAMLKLVDRYSHRPESEWGPLFHCILQSRIRDWYRRTRVRNRFREWFGGSQAEDDEEDPLDRLPDTSAVPADEELRRKRACLALDRALRTLPLRQQQAFLLRAWEELDVASTAAAMGCSEGSVKTHFYRAVQALRKHLGEHWP; this is translated from the coding sequence ATGGACGGGATACAGTCCCGACTCCTGGCCCCCGCGCAGCCCGGCAGCCTCTGCCTGGGCGGGAGGGCGATACTGCTGGAGCAGACCCAGGCATTGGATCGATTTCTTGCGGGGATCGAGCGCCGCGCGTTTCGGATGGCTCATATTGCCACCGGAAACGAGGACGAGGCGATGGACCTCGTGCAGGATGCCATGCTCAAGCTGGTCGATCGCTACAGCCATCGGCCTGAGTCGGAGTGGGGCCCGCTCTTTCATTGCATCCTGCAGAGCCGCATTCGAGATTGGTATCGTCGAACGCGGGTCAGGAACCGATTCCGGGAGTGGTTCGGGGGAAGTCAGGCCGAGGACGATGAAGAAGATCCGCTCGATCGGCTGCCCGATACCTCGGCTGTCCCGGCGGATGAGGAATTGCGGCGGAAGCGTGCCTGCCTGGCTCTTGATCGGGCGCTTCGCACCTTGCCGTTGCGCCAGCAGCAGGCCTTCCTCCTTCGAGCCTGGGAAGAATTGGATGTTGCCTCGACGGCGGCAGCGATGGGCTGTTCGGAAGGAAGCGTGAAGACGCATTTTTATCGAGCGGTGCAGGCCCTGAGAAAACATTTGGGGGAGCATTGGCCATGA
- a CDS encoding HAD-IIB family hydrolase, which yields MARIVILTDLDGSLLDADTYAYNAADEALARIQGIGASLILVSSKTRSEIEPLRFRLNHQHPFVVENGGGLFMPKGYFPFPIEQSVLRGEYQVVEIGSPYAGLRLALKELGQTLNCRLVGFGDLSAEDIARLTGLSVSDALLSKQREYDEPFVMREPGVPWERLCQAAAARNLRCTRGGRFYHLMGASDKGIASRVLLGCYRRLAEQEGQALVTIGIGDSLNDTPMLALVDYPILVQKPDTSYDPDVRMSGLIQAPGVGPVGWNRSVLDVLTRI from the coding sequence ATGGCCCGAATCGTGATCCTGACCGACCTGGACGGTAGCCTGCTCGATGCCGACACCTATGCCTACAATGCCGCCGACGAAGCTCTCGCACGGATCCAAGGGATCGGCGCCTCCTTGATCCTTGTCTCCAGCAAGACACGTTCAGAAATCGAACCGCTGCGCTTCCGCCTCAACCATCAGCATCCGTTCGTGGTCGAAAATGGCGGGGGCCTGTTCATGCCGAAGGGTTACTTCCCCTTTCCGATCGAACAGTCCGTGTTGCGAGGCGAGTACCAAGTTGTTGAAATCGGCTCTCCCTATGCCGGACTTCGGCTGGCCTTGAAAGAACTCGGGCAGACCTTGAACTGCCGGCTCGTGGGATTCGGTGATCTATCCGCGGAGGACATAGCCCGGCTGACGGGTCTCTCCGTTTCCGATGCGCTCCTCTCGAAACAGCGGGAATACGATGAACCGTTCGTCATGCGAGAGCCCGGTGTACCTTGGGAACGGTTATGCCAGGCGGCCGCTGCGCGCAACCTTCGTTGCACCAGAGGCGGGCGGTTTTACCACTTGATGGGAGCGAGCGATAAGGGCATCGCAAGCCGTGTTCTGCTTGGATGTTACCGTCGGCTCGCGGAGCAGGAGGGGCAGGCGCTCGTGACGATCGGCATCGGGGATAGTCTCAACGATACGCCGATGCTCGCCCTCGTAGATTATCCGATCCTCGTGCAGAAGCCCGATACTTCGTACGATCCGGACGTGCGGATGTCCGGTCTCATTCAGGCCCCGGGCGTGGGACCCGTCGGGTGGAATCGCAGCGTGCTGGACGTGCTGACGCGCATCTGA
- a CDS encoding tetratricopeptide repeat protein, translating to MRSDKKSPLKSDKKTPPKIQKKGVVGYNKKSALLEDAITQMNAGKYGRASSALKELLALDPHNAEARRLFATLHLRLGSLMSARTAFESLAREALERQDYWLAESLLREYLVAGPRCVPFLDMLGHVYEEKGDAMAAVAEYGKAVEVLLEDPDPDNPNRASDLFAKIRELAPASPVAFRFAAMFDATTGLLIQQAVPPAADSITPSAEPAVSGDLPADLPSEPGSAPEVHSANLEVTPAEQPPSVAIEQSLEVAEPVLPDTAAPVETATAEGKKPQTEPPALADSISIPEGHLQTVFADSSESASAPSLSAALESTSEAIRSVEPVAPAQPVMPVEAGMPAEAVAPVESAMPIEAAAQPASVQLSESIADQTIEAPAEPIPSPIVPEVLSQPSSEPIAAAPSSPAPMPWDQVQEVAAELPAASAPEMKEEAPVEPPRPSLELISQPSPFPIATAPTVPAAMPWDHVQESPVLVSPPTDATSDRVEPIAPSAPSSAVLAGDQTIPPIASSAALSWDEILKAVEQFRTEASSQLAAPPVPAEEPTAGAPRSETMPNLPAPAEMESLGADHQIDMPPASLPEVVLDATPLSAPMPWEQVEHDTVAIPRLEREPEFGSMPVVPKPDTQDPTLILQPPLDQPDSPSTAQAGQAPDVTSDAPPAEPALRILSLDTPVAAPSPIEKTIHIPPVALEPAEEVPSAASPESKPVLAEAGPVLESVVEQPAAPIDAPALATAKIAVSEPAPTVIDKHEPVPAVAQPSAAVPSPVIEPPSEDTFTLAVEAPLAVSPAEPVVVEPEEVVPEPPALRLATEPAPEPVPLPKATPAPQPAVMAAPAFTLAQPGASEQLTRPAPTSPALPEAVPPPAPEAAAPPESVVVESPALVPQAAAELIEIAQSTEVLSPPLETAAVESPVEIVQEPTQTEVSRAVVEVVEEPAQVVEPVPAAAAPVEAIEVQALEPPPATMSPLEVPTPAPPQAASVAEPTISAEPVAPPPQPIPAPAAEDNIKILWNDSSGRTAPRSSSAGLFGRWLKKPSEEPAPEAPVVEEPVSEVPAAVSEADSSVMRREAAASAVDVLFDRTSGPQPASSEESIAKPKPKKRTGGRAANQARMAVTVLLGTCFSTTRSLVLSLVALVGLVIALAAIGIGAAGLTWVFLEEQPNGAYHNMTAVPQRTLQDASKNGYFMLLGFSLPTNQDPVLAGFERKVDDSDAEFARGCLAGDGGSGAVRQGASADVLGKWYRAGDPAAQMSGEPSGVKAWIGQADVSMGRYRQWLKMPFEDWGYGEGASPNCGVILYAHRLYVAEGFAQDQDAGVDRLEADLGAWRAVLGHAKTLPIKMLATSAMNDDIAVVSGLLLRPDLEERLIGRLAKMARPLDQVEQSMRWPMQSQFVQATKTIDQALKHDKGETRPFYVSVAAAMPLPKQRRFNDYAEYYEAAGKVASEGQFSHIPKRGQFVRTPADGFTDYLVNPIEHIIGLEPLPAWETYGGLVLETDARLRLAGLQAWLRRTSPEQDLLTRVAKAGQAFYDPFTGLPMLVNLKRGLFYSVGRDLKDSDASAPADVVASIPLMQGQEGKRSGKAR from the coding sequence GTGCGATCCGACAAGAAATCCCCCCTCAAATCCGACAAAAAGACCCCTCCTAAGATCCAGAAGAAGGGCGTCGTCGGCTACAACAAAAAGTCGGCGTTGTTGGAAGACGCGATTACCCAAATGAATGCCGGCAAATACGGCCGGGCGTCGTCTGCCTTGAAGGAACTCCTAGCCCTCGATCCCCACAATGCCGAGGCCCGGCGTCTGTTTGCCACCTTGCATCTCCGGCTCGGCAGCCTGATGAGCGCGCGTACCGCATTTGAATCTCTCGCCCGCGAGGCCTTGGAGCGGCAGGACTATTGGTTGGCCGAATCCCTCCTGAGGGAATATCTCGTGGCCGGGCCCCGCTGTGTACCGTTCCTCGACATGTTGGGCCATGTGTACGAGGAAAAGGGCGACGCGATGGCCGCAGTTGCGGAGTACGGGAAGGCCGTCGAAGTCCTGTTAGAAGATCCGGATCCGGACAATCCAAACCGGGCCAGTGATCTCTTCGCCAAGATTCGGGAATTGGCTCCGGCCAGCCCCGTGGCATTTCGCTTTGCCGCCATGTTCGATGCCACAACCGGGCTGTTGATCCAGCAGGCGGTACCTCCTGCCGCAGACTCCATTACTCCTTCGGCTGAGCCGGCTGTGTCCGGCGACCTTCCTGCTGATCTGCCCAGCGAGCCGGGTTCTGCCCCCGAAGTTCACAGTGCGAACCTTGAGGTGACCCCGGCAGAGCAGCCTCCGTCCGTCGCAATCGAGCAATCGCTTGAAGTTGCCGAACCAGTCCTGCCGGACACTGCGGCTCCTGTTGAGACGGCGACAGCGGAGGGCAAGAAGCCTCAGACCGAGCCGCCTGCTTTGGCTGATTCGATTTCCATCCCCGAGGGTCACCTCCAAACAGTCTTTGCTGACTCCTCGGAATCAGCGTCCGCTCCGTCGCTTTCGGCAGCGTTGGAGTCAACGTCCGAGGCCATTCGGTCAGTCGAGCCGGTGGCCCCCGCGCAGCCGGTGATGCCCGTAGAAGCAGGGATGCCCGCAGAAGCAGTGGCGCCCGTGGAATCAGCGATGCCGATCGAAGCAGCGGCTCAGCCTGCCAGTGTCCAGCTGAGTGAATCGATCGCGGACCAGACCATCGAGGCTCCAGCAGAGCCGATTCCCTCGCCCATCGTGCCGGAAGTTCTATCCCAGCCCAGCTCAGAGCCGATCGCTGCCGCTCCGTCGAGCCCGGCGCCGATGCCGTGGGACCAAGTTCAGGAAGTCGCCGCGGAGTTGCCGGCTGCTTCTGCTCCAGAAATGAAGGAGGAAGCGCCGGTCGAACCGCCGCGTCCGTCCCTCGAGCTCATCTCGCAACCCAGCCCGTTCCCGATTGCGACAGCGCCGACTGTTCCGGCAGCGATGCCGTGGGATCACGTTCAGGAGTCGCCGGTTTTGGTGTCGCCGCCGACCGATGCGACCTCGGATCGGGTTGAACCGATTGCTCCCTCCGCGCCCTCGTCCGCGGTCTTGGCAGGCGATCAAACGATTCCCCCGATCGCATCGAGTGCGGCCCTTTCGTGGGATGAAATTCTCAAGGCCGTTGAGCAATTCCGAACGGAAGCTTCCTCGCAGCTCGCCGCCCCGCCCGTTCCGGCCGAGGAGCCGACTGCTGGTGCTCCGCGATCTGAAACGATGCCGAATCTTCCGGCGCCAGCTGAGATGGAGTCCCTCGGCGCCGATCACCAGATTGACATGCCGCCTGCTTCTCTCCCGGAAGTCGTCCTCGACGCAACGCCACTATCCGCTCCGATGCCCTGGGAACAGGTTGAGCATGACACCGTAGCCATTCCACGCCTGGAGCGCGAGCCTGAGTTCGGCTCCATGCCCGTCGTGCCGAAGCCGGACACGCAGGACCCGACACTCATTCTACAGCCGCCGCTGGATCAGCCTGACAGCCCCTCGACCGCGCAGGCAGGGCAAGCACCGGATGTCACGAGCGACGCCCCGCCGGCCGAGCCAGCATTGCGAATCCTATCGCTCGATACCCCAGTTGCCGCTCCGTCGCCCATTGAAAAGACGATCCACATTCCGCCCGTAGCCCTGGAACCTGCCGAGGAGGTCCCGTCGGCGGCATCTCCAGAATCCAAACCGGTCTTGGCCGAAGCCGGGCCGGTGTTGGAGTCGGTGGTTGAGCAGCCGGCCGCGCCTATAGACGCACCTGCCCTTGCAACTGCGAAGATTGCGGTAAGTGAGCCGGCACCTACGGTGATTGACAAGCACGAGCCAGTTCCAGCAGTCGCGCAACCCTCTGCGGCTGTGCCGTCGCCCGTCATAGAGCCACCGTCGGAAGACACCTTTACACTCGCAGTCGAAGCGCCCCTCGCAGTTTCACCAGCTGAGCCGGTAGTAGTCGAGCCTGAGGAGGTTGTCCCCGAGCCGCCTGCCTTGCGGCTGGCTACTGAACCTGCCCCCGAACCAGTTCCATTGCCGAAGGCAACGCCTGCACCGCAGCCGGCAGTGATGGCAGCACCGGCCTTTACGTTGGCTCAGCCGGGGGCGAGTGAGCAACTGACACGACCGGCACCGACCTCGCCTGCACTGCCGGAAGCTGTACCTCCTCCGGCGCCTGAGGCAGCAGCGCCGCCGGAGTCAGTCGTTGTCGAGTCTCCGGCCCTCGTGCCGCAAGCAGCAGCCGAGCTCATTGAGATTGCTCAATCTACCGAGGTGCTGTCTCCGCCGCTAGAAACTGCAGCGGTGGAATCGCCAGTCGAGATCGTTCAGGAGCCAACTCAGACTGAAGTCAGCAGGGCGGTGGTCGAAGTAGTTGAAGAGCCGGCGCAGGTGGTCGAGCCAGTCCCAGCGGCAGCGGCACCGGTAGAAGCGATTGAGGTCCAGGCGCTTGAGCCTCCCCCCGCGACTATGAGCCCGCTCGAGGTCCCGACTCCGGCTCCGCCCCAGGCCGCTTCGGTTGCAGAGCCCACGATTTCGGCAGAGCCCGTGGCTCCGCCGCCGCAACCGATTCCTGCTCCGGCAGCAGAAGACAATATAAAAATTCTCTGGAACGATTCTTCAGGACGCACTGCCCCGCGTTCATCCAGTGCCGGCTTGTTTGGCCGATGGCTCAAGAAGCCAAGCGAGGAACCCGCTCCGGAAGCACCGGTGGTCGAGGAGCCGGTCAGCGAAGTCCCCGCTGCAGTGTCCGAAGCGGATTCCAGTGTCATGCGCCGCGAGGCTGCCGCATCGGCTGTTGATGTGCTCTTCGACCGCACCAGCGGACCGCAACCGGCATCGAGTGAGGAGTCGATTGCCAAACCGAAACCGAAAAAGCGGACGGGCGGACGGGCAGCCAATCAGGCGCGCATGGCCGTCACGGTCTTGCTGGGAACCTGCTTTTCCACGACCCGGTCGTTGGTGTTGTCGCTCGTTGCCCTGGTCGGGCTGGTGATCGCGCTGGCGGCTATTGGGATAGGTGCTGCGGGTCTGACGTGGGTGTTCCTCGAAGAACAGCCGAACGGGGCCTATCACAACATGACAGCCGTGCCGCAACGCACACTGCAGGATGCCTCGAAGAACGGGTATTTCATGCTGCTCGGCTTCAGCCTCCCGACCAACCAAGATCCGGTTCTGGCGGGTTTTGAGCGGAAGGTCGATGACTCCGATGCGGAATTTGCGCGGGGCTGTCTGGCCGGGGACGGCGGCAGCGGTGCCGTGCGACAGGGTGCTTCCGCCGACGTGCTGGGAAAATGGTACCGCGCGGGCGACCCGGCCGCTCAGATGAGTGGCGAGCCCTCCGGTGTGAAGGCGTGGATCGGCCAGGCGGATGTCTCGATGGGCCGCTACAGGCAGTGGCTCAAGATGCCGTTTGAAGACTGGGGTTATGGCGAAGGCGCAAGTCCGAATTGTGGCGTGATCTTGTATGCGCACCGGCTCTACGTCGCCGAAGGGTTTGCCCAGGACCAGGATGCCGGGGTGGATCGGTTGGAAGCCGACCTGGGAGCATGGCGTGCCGTGCTTGGTCATGCCAAGACACTGCCGATCAAGATGCTGGCTACGTCCGCCATGAATGACGACATCGCGGTCGTCAGCGGCCTGCTCCTGCGTCCTGATCTCGAGGAGCGCCTGATCGGCCGATTGGCGAAGATGGCCCGCCCGCTCGATCAGGTGGAACAGTCGATGCGTTGGCCCATGCAGAGCCAATTCGTCCAAGCGACGAAAACCATCGATCAAGCCTTGAAGCATGACAAGGGCGAGACACGGCCGTTCTACGTATCGGTCGCTGCTGCGATGCCGCTTCCCAAACAGCGTCGGTTCAACGATTATGCCGAGTATTACGAGGCGGCCGGAAAGGTAGCGTCGGAAGGCCAGTTCAGCCACATTCCCAAACGCGGCCAGTTCGTTCGCACCCCGGCGGATGGGTTCACGGATTACCTCGTGAATCCAATTGAGCACATCATCGGACTTGAGCCGTTACCTGCCTGGGAAACCTACGGTGGGCTGGTGCTTGAGACCGATGCGAGGTTGAGATTGGCCGGGCTTCAAGCCTGGCTGAGACGTACCTCACCGGAGCAGGACCTTCTCACGCGCGTGGCAAAGGCGGGCCAGGCATTTTACGATCCCTTCACGGGGCTTCCCATGCTGGTCAATCTGAAGCGGGGATTGTTTTACAGTGTCGGTCGCGACCTCAAGGATAGTGATGCCTCAGCCCCGGCAGACGTGGTGGCCTCCATCCCTTTGATGCAAGGGCAGGAAGGCAAGCGCAGCGGTAAGGCCAGGTAG
- a CDS encoding DUF3106 domain-containing protein, with protein sequence MIRTLLLLLVIATCLAGPVWAQRDAKGVPWNQLSPDEQTALQRFSEKWDQFPPNKQERLLKGARRWNAMTPEERKDAQKRFRAWQNMPDDQRRQMRERFQRFRDLSPEDREAVRKARRWFKSLPEERKEELRKQFKGMSPQERRAYREQLRRDMMEKPAGTPSPATEPSPKSSAAED encoded by the coding sequence ATGATTCGCACACTCTTGCTTCTGCTGGTCATCGCTACCTGTCTTGCCGGGCCTGTCTGGGCGCAGCGGGACGCGAAGGGGGTGCCTTGGAACCAGCTTTCTCCGGATGAACAAACCGCCCTGCAACGGTTCAGCGAGAAGTGGGACCAGTTCCCACCGAATAAGCAGGAGCGATTGCTCAAGGGGGCGCGCCGCTGGAATGCGATGACGCCGGAGGAACGGAAAGACGCGCAGAAGCGGTTTCGTGCGTGGCAGAATATGCCGGATGACCAGCGGCGGCAAATGCGGGAACGGTTCCAACGTTTTCGGGATCTCTCTCCGGAGGACCGCGAGGCGGTGCGGAAGGCGCGCAGGTGGTTCAAGTCGTTGCCGGAGGAGCGCAAGGAGGAACTGCGGAAACAATTCAAGGGAATGTCGCCGCAGGAACGCCGCGCCTATCGAGAGCAATTGCGCCGCGATATGATGGAGAAGCCGGCTGGTACGCCTTCCCCTGCCACTGAACCCTCCCCGAAGTCCTCTGCCGCCGAGGATTGA